The following proteins are encoded in a genomic region of Acidobacteriota bacterium:
- a CDS encoding heavy metal translocating P-type ATPase, producing the protein MHNAHIDPICGMTVNPETAAGKLEHNGEVIYFCSSGCHEKFRSQLPALPRSGFVGISRRGPTDEEMRIDTEDTHIDPVCKMLVRPSTAAATHDHDGETYYFCAVGCKDKFVADPQQYLDPQQTVEQPLDVEYTCPMHPEIVQIGPGSCPKCGMALEPKEISLDDGPDPEYIDMKRRFRISAILTIPVFVLAMSEMFVDFNALFPAWPHGRASTISLWIQFVLATPVVLWGGFPFFQRAVESVKNVSPNMFTLIGIGTGAAYLLSLGALFLSDLFPPAMRDAHTGLVPGYFESAAVITTLVLLGQVLELKARSQTSSAIKELLRLAPENATVVHDDGKEETIDLRHVHAGQTLRVKANEKVPTDGEIIEGDTSIDESMVTGESMPVEKSTGAKVIGGTINGNRTFLMRAEKVGKDTLLAQIVRMVGEAQRSRAPIQRLADVVSAYFVPAVIVVAILAFGVWLAFGSLAYAIVAAVSVLIIACPCALGLATPMSIMVGTGHGAKNGVLVKKAEALETLEKVNVIVVDKTGTLTEGTPTLQSVQVYDGFDEDEILRFAASVETLSEHPLAAAIVAEAKTRTLAVASVENFQSITGKGVVGLVEGKLIEIGIPGSTQGPNDLEGRSQNAVETMRLAGLTVISIFVDRQPAAFFGIADAIKPSARSAIEELHRQNIEVVMMTGDNRVTAKAVAKQVGIDQFFAEVMPEDKAAKIRELQTEGKIVAMAGDGVNDAPALAQADVGIAFASGTDVAIESADITLLKSDLDGILRARNLSKATMSNIRQNLFFAFAYNMIGVPIAAGVLFPVFGILLSPMIASAAMTFSSVSVITNALRLRKTNLK; encoded by the coding sequence ATGCACAACGCACATATCGATCCAATTTGCGGCATGACCGTGAACCCCGAAACCGCAGCGGGCAAACTGGAACACAACGGCGAGGTTATTTATTTCTGCAGCAGCGGCTGTCATGAAAAATTTCGGTCTCAACTCCCCGCACTTCCAAGATCAGGATTTGTTGGCATTAGCCGGCGAGGGCCAACTGACGAAGAAATGCGGATCGACACCGAAGACACGCACATCGATCCGGTCTGCAAAATGCTCGTCCGGCCCTCGACAGCTGCAGCAACCCACGACCACGACGGTGAAACGTATTATTTTTGTGCCGTGGGCTGTAAGGACAAATTTGTCGCCGACCCGCAGCAATATCTCGATCCGCAGCAGACTGTCGAACAGCCGCTCGACGTTGAGTACACCTGCCCGATGCACCCTGAAATTGTGCAGATCGGCCCCGGTTCTTGCCCTAAATGCGGCATGGCTCTTGAGCCTAAGGAAATATCGCTCGACGATGGACCGGACCCCGAATATATCGACATGAAACGGCGGTTTCGCATTTCGGCGATCTTGACGATCCCTGTGTTCGTACTGGCAATGTCGGAAATGTTCGTCGACTTTAACGCTCTGTTCCCGGCTTGGCCGCACGGACGGGCGTCGACAATTTCGCTGTGGATACAGTTCGTTCTTGCGACACCGGTGGTCCTCTGGGGCGGATTCCCATTCTTTCAACGGGCAGTGGAGTCGGTCAAAAACGTGAGCCCGAATATGTTCACCCTCATCGGCATCGGGACGGGAGCGGCCTATTTACTGAGTTTGGGGGCACTCTTCCTATCCGATCTGTTTCCGCCGGCCATGCGTGACGCTCATACGGGCCTCGTGCCCGGATATTTTGAATCCGCAGCGGTTATCACGACGCTCGTTTTACTCGGACAGGTTCTAGAGTTGAAAGCTCGCTCGCAGACGTCGTCTGCGATCAAAGAGCTTCTCCGTCTCGCACCTGAAAATGCGACGGTCGTTCATGACGACGGTAAGGAGGAGACGATCGATCTGCGTCACGTTCACGCCGGACAGACTCTGCGAGTAAAAGCAAACGAAAAGGTCCCGACTGACGGCGAGATCATCGAAGGCGACACCTCGATCGACGAATCGATGGTCACCGGCGAATCAATGCCTGTCGAGAAATCGACAGGTGCCAAGGTCATCGGCGGCACGATAAACGGCAACCGCACATTTCTAATGCGTGCCGAAAAGGTCGGCAAAGACACGCTGCTCGCTCAGATCGTCCGCATGGTCGGCGAAGCCCAACGCTCCCGAGCCCCGATCCAACGCCTCGCCGATGTCGTATCAGCGTATTTCGTCCCGGCGGTAATAGTCGTCGCGATCCTCGCATTCGGCGTCTGGCTTGCTTTCGGAAGCCTCGCTTATGCGATCGTGGCTGCAGTTTCGGTCCTCATAATCGCCTGCCCATGTGCTCTCGGCCTCGCAACGCCGATGTCGATCATGGTCGGCACCGGCCACGGAGCGAAGAACGGTGTTTTGGTCAAAAAGGCAGAGGCTCTCGAAACGCTTGAAAAAGTAAATGTGATCGTCGTCGATAAGACCGGAACGCTAACGGAAGGAACGCCGACGCTCCAGAGCGTCCAGGTATATGATGGCTTCGATGAAGACGAGATACTTCGCTTTGCAGCAAGCGTTGAAACTTTGAGCGAGCATCCGCTGGCTGCCGCGATCGTCGCGGAAGCAAAAACGCGTACATTGGCGGTTGCATCGGTAGAGAACTTCCAAAGTATCACGGGCAAAGGCGTGGTCGGTTTGGTCGAAGGCAAACTGATCGAGATAGGAATTCCCGGCTCAACGCAAGGTCCGAACGACCTCGAAGGCCGTTCACAAAATGCGGTCGAGACAATGCGTTTGGCAGGACTTACCGTCATTTCGATTTTTGTCGATCGACAGCCCGCAGCGTTTTTCGGTATTGCCGACGCAATAAAACCATCGGCAAGATCTGCGATCGAGGAACTGCATCGTCAAAACATCGAGGTCGTAATGATGACCGGCGACAATCGCGTTACCGCCAAAGCAGTCGCAAAACAGGTTGGCATAGATCAATTTTTTGCCGAAGTAATGCCCGAAGACAAAGCGGCAAAGATCAGAGAATTGCAAACGGAGGGTAAGATCGTCGCAATGGCCGGGGACGGCGTTAATGACGCTCCGGCTTTGGCTCAGGCAGACGTTGGCATCGCCTTTGCCAGCGGCACCGACGTTGCGATCGAATCGGCCGATATTACGCTGTTAAAATCCGACCTCGACGGCATATTGCGTGCAAGAAATCTGAGCAAGGCAACAATGAGCAATATTCGTCAGAATCTCTTTTTTGCCTTCGCATACAACATGATCGGCGTCCCGATTGCGGCCGGTGTACTTTTTCCGGTCTTTGGGATTCTACTATCCCCGATGATCGCCAGTGCGGCAATGACCTTCAGTTCCGTATCGGTGATCACAAATGCGCTCAGGTTGAGAAAAACAAATTTAAAGTGA
- a CDS encoding MerR family DNA-binding protein → MTASILAKRADVPVFTVRYYTRIGLLKPSRDLRNGYKIYKPADKDRLKFISAAKELGFTLAEIEEILGHASHGDSPCPMVRDVVEKRIEENKEKIRQLKRLQSQLESAAKMWSSMKNSEPDGHSVCQLIESVAETENSA, encoded by the coding sequence ATGACTGCGTCAATACTCGCAAAACGGGCCGACGTACCGGTCTTCACGGTGCGTTATTACACTCGAATCGGACTGTTAAAACCATCCCGCGATCTTCGGAATGGTTACAAGATCTACAAGCCCGCCGACAAAGACCGTCTAAAATTCATCTCTGCCGCCAAAGAATTGGGATTTACCCTGGCCGAGATCGAAGAAATACTAGGCCACGCGTCGCACGGTGATTCGCCGTGCCCGATGGTCCGCGATGTCGTCGAAAAGAGGATCGAAGAGAACAAAGAGAAGATACGTCAATTGAAGCGCCTACAATCGCAACTCGAATCAGCAGCTAAGATGTGGAGCAGCATGAAAAATTCAGAGCCTGACGGGCATTCTGTCTGTCAACTCATCGAGTCTGTTGCTGAGACCGAGAACAGCGCTTGA
- a CDS encoding CAP domain-containing protein, translating to MNKRLFLILGLLAILAIGSLAQTFPSQNQSGPNLSIRNTALELDMAGILEADDDDDEIASGKSRPRVVKVRESKVKSSVLVNVGLVERTAFEILNQKRLERGLQPLVWNTDLFNVARGHSQNMSEFQFFAHRGLDGKMVSDRADDSGLGNWRAIGENIAFNRGYQDPIAKAVEGWLDSPTHMRNLLDDKWKESAIGVAVAADGSYYFTQVFLVRK from the coding sequence ATGAACAAGCGTCTCTTCCTAATATTGGGTCTGTTGGCAATTCTGGCTATAGGATCTCTAGCCCAAACTTTTCCATCGCAAAATCAGTCCGGTCCAAATCTGAGCATTCGAAACACTGCTCTTGAGTTAGACATGGCCGGAATACTTGAGGCCGACGACGATGACGACGAAATAGCCTCGGGAAAGTCGCGGCCGCGGGTTGTGAAGGTAAGGGAATCCAAGGTCAAGTCCTCTGTTCTCGTGAATGTCGGCTTAGTCGAACGGACGGCATTTGAGATATTGAATCAAAAACGCCTTGAACGCGGGCTGCAGCCGCTCGTCTGGAATACGGATCTCTTTAACGTTGCACGTGGGCATTCCCAGAATATGTCCGAATTTCAGTTCTTCGCTCATCGCGGCCTTGACGGAAAAATGGTCAGTGACCGTGCCGATGATAGCGGTCTCGGTAATTGGCGAGCGATCGGCGAGAACATCGCATTCAACCGCGGATATCAGGACCCGATCGCCAAAGCCGTCGAAGGCTGGCTCGATTCGCCTACACATATGCGCAATCTGCTCGACGACAAATGGAAGGAGTCGGCAATTGGCGTGGCGGTCGCAGCGGACGGTTCGTACTATTTTACGCAGGTGTTTTTGGTAAGAAAATAG
- the ispE gene encoding 4-(cytidine 5'-diphospho)-2-C-methyl-D-erythritol kinase yields the protein MPIGFSLPSFAKINWKLRVLGKRHDGFHELFTVFQTVSLHDTISFVESDELTLTCDDAAVPVDERNLIYKTAIALLDWYGTEKGAAIHLEKKIPSPGGLGGGSSNAAVALIGLGRLWKIEMDMGALLQIAASIGSDVPFFIHGGTAVGTGRGELIEQAPDANEPFMLIVTPNAFVSTRDAFAAMNAATLTNGALNRILPVCRSEAESCDLHHSVLKNDFEVSVFDAYPEIKRVKETLLELGAVNAAMSGSGASVFAIFDKQETRQTAIKALDHESTWRKFAVATISRDQYREALSIKA from the coding sequence ATGCCAATTGGTTTCTCATTGCCGTCGTTCGCCAAGATAAATTGGAAATTGCGCGTTCTTGGCAAGCGTCACGATGGATTTCACGAACTCTTCACAGTGTTTCAAACGGTATCTCTGCATGATACGATCTCGTTCGTTGAGAGTGACGAATTGACATTGACCTGTGATGATGCGGCGGTCCCCGTTGATGAGCGGAATCTGATCTATAAGACCGCAATAGCACTTCTTGATTGGTACGGCACCGAAAAGGGCGCCGCGATACATCTTGAAAAAAAAATTCCATCTCCTGGCGGACTAGGTGGTGGTTCGTCGAATGCGGCGGTCGCATTGATCGGGCTGGGGAGATTATGGAAAATCGAGATGGATATGGGGGCTTTGCTCCAAATCGCGGCCTCCATCGGGTCAGATGTTCCGTTTTTTATACACGGCGGAACCGCGGTCGGCACGGGACGTGGTGAGCTAATTGAGCAAGCCCCCGATGCTAACGAACCGTTTATGTTGATCGTCACGCCAAATGCTTTCGTGTCAACGCGGGATGCATTTGCCGCAATGAATGCGGCGACCTTGACAAATGGTGCCCTGAATCGTATTCTTCCTGTTTGCCGTTCGGAAGCGGAATCATGTGATTTGCACCATTCGGTATTGAAGAACGACTTTGAAGTGAGTGTTTTTGACGCTTACCCCGAGATCAAGAGAGTTAAAGAAACTCTGCTTGAACTCGGTGCAGTAAACGCCGCGATGAGCGGCAGCGGGGCGTCGGTCTTCGCAATATTTGACAAACAAGAGACACGGCAAACTGCTATAAAAGCCCTCGATCATGAATCGACATGGCGAAAGTTTGCTGTAGCAACTATTTCGCGAGACCAGTATCGCGAAGCGCTTTCGATCAAAGCGTAA